Part of the Coregonus clupeaformis isolate EN_2021a chromosome 31, ASM2061545v1, whole genome shotgun sequence genome, catttgaccagggctaatagggctttggtcaaaagcagtgcactatatagggaatagggtgctatttgggatacacCCTGCGTGTGTTGTCAGCCCAAGGACATTAATTGTACAAAGAAAGAGACCATCATACATTATTTACAATGAATACAGAAACGTTAATGATACTCAATAGTTAAATACTGATATTTAGCATTGGGGTCAGTTCCATCTCAATTCAGGTAggaaactgaaattccaattcaattttTCCTCATTAAAAAGCTCTGAGAGAAATTGGAATATAAGTTTAGTTtatgaattgaaatggaactgaGCCCAACACTGGCTGATACAAAGGCTGTTATTCCCAGAGATTCAGAGCTACAGGTGTACTCTCATATCATTGTACAGATAGTCAAGAAGTACCAGCAGCATTTCAACCATAGACTTGTCTGAATCACACAGCCAATACTTCACACCATGGACATTATAAATCATTTCTACAATGACCTACACAGCAGACAGGAAACGTGACAATTAGATCAACAAAAGGCTGAATCAAACTGCTGAAACTCTCCCCTCTATTTAAACTATAAGGCAGTATTAGCCTACATGGCAGGAAGTACCTGTTCCCATTAGTTCATTCTGATGATAAATAAACGAACAACTAAAATATGTCAGTGACGGCCATTTCAGATTGAATTAAATAGACCCCGACATCAAAATAATAAGAAATGTTGCAAATGACAGAGACTTAGAATGACAGAGAAGATTTACTAGTAGGCCTAGAAATATCTGGGACGTGTTCATTTTAGGGCCCGCAACAGAAAACAttaaaacattttgcaactgAAAATGAAAATGAGTGTTTCCATTGTCCAAGTCCTTCCCCGTTTCAGTCCGTTTTcatccgtttggtgcctaatgaacatgacccaggtctGCGACCAGGACCAGGCAAAGACCAAGGGCCCTATTCAAACTGGTGCCCAGGCTATCTGGTGTTTCCTTGAGTAGTACGTCACTCCAAGCATGCAAGTGGGATTTATTTTAAAACCAGACCGAATAGGGTCCAATATATCTATTTTTAACCCAGACCTGATTGAATAGGGacccaatatatatattttttttccaaCGACACCTCTGCCAGAGCTGTGTTAGTAGAGTAGCATAGCCTTCTGTTAAGATTAGCATTGCAGTGGCCACTGATGGTCATTCCGCTTTATTGCTGCATACCATTGGAATGATGGCAATGGCGGTCTCTTGTTCTGGCCTGTTACAATGTACCTGCATATCATGCCACTATAGCCATTCATTCGTTGAACTGTAGTAGGATGAACATTACATCGCCACTATAACCCCCTCCAGGTCTATTATTTGTAAACATCCCAAAGTCACTTGCAAAAATAGTTTGCATACGTCTTTGGCTGAGTGCATTGAAGGCAATAGCTGCACGGACAATTACAATTGATCTCAAAACCCCCATGGATGCAAACCCCAaacgccaccctattccctatttagtgcactacttttgaccgggacGCACAGAAAGTATGGGTTCTCTGAAGTTggcacaaaagtagtgcactatatatatatatagtgaatattgctgccatttgggacgcagcccatgTATCTAAACAGAATCAGGTCAAATGGACCCCAGCCCCTAAACTTCAGACAACATTTGCGCCGCTCTATTCGGTGCATTGGAACTTGGTCTGGGGGAATAATCATGCTCAGTCTATCTATTGTCTTTCATGTCCTCTTAGTGATATGACATCTTATTCTAGGTAGGAGTGCTATGTACAAGCAACAAGCATTGTACCACCACCATTCACATAAATATCCTTATAAATCAGTCACACAAATATCCTTATAATCTATTCCATTTACAACTACTTGGTCCATCATTTTTCAGAAATAATTAAAAAGTTCACAGTATAACTTATAAAGTTTTTTACATTCTTACATATCATCTGCCGTATACTGCAGCTTGAATTGCAGATATGATCAAATCCGTTGGATATAATTGGATACTCTAATTACATGCCAGGGAATGGGTTGACATTACACTTAATTAATGGACTAATATTAAACGCAAACCGATCTTGAATCTTGTGACCAATGAACCACTTTTAAAAGTTTGCATAGATTGAAAGGTTTCTAACTGACCAATTAATGCTGAAATTGACTCAATCAGAAAGCTGATTATTGACCATTGGGAGCTTCAGATCTTTCCACAGGGGGGTTGGAAGATAAGGGACATTTCCTTGTATAGCTTTTCTTCTTCATTTCCCCCAGAAAGATGGGAGTCCCGTTTAGTAAAAGAACCGCTGCCAAGATGTCAGTCGATGTATTGTGACAGCCATCTGAAGCCATCTCCATAGCCCTGCTTCTTCAGGACACTGCACATGAAGATCTCCAGAGGTCGTACCTGCAGATCCTTCAATGACACATTACTCTGGGAGAAGAACACAAGGTCAGCGGTTAAAGACCACTCCAGCTATTTTTTTAAAACTTTTCCAGTTGAAAAACattatcccaagtataaatacagtaatgtacacacACTTGTGCCATGTCATAacatacctggaccacctattgagatgtgccttttgttaagtaaatcaggtgtttaATGAGGTGAAAATAGACTGGAGTGCCACTATCATTTTCTACCGCATACCTAAAGAACATGAATACTGTACCACACACATATAATTCAGACACACACGGTAGTTGTGTTATACACTCATCTGAAATGGCCTTTAAGAAAAAATATAACGACGTACCATATATACAAATCCCATAGGCCATGTCTATCTCTATGATTGCTTACCTTTCCAGTGCATTGACCATCGAGAGCGAACGCCTCTCTCAGTCCTCCCTCACTGATGGCTTCAGGACGGTCTATTTTGTTCCCCAGGACCAGCACGGGCACAGAGAGGATGGTCTCATCTGCTAACAgagcctgaacacacacacacacacacacacacacacacaggggaaagagGTTGAGTAATGAGACAGAGATGGGACAGTGAGAATGATTGTTGTGTGTCCTGGACTAACCTGCATTGATTGCTGCCTCACTGTGTGGGTTTTGTGTATGCATTTTTCATAATGAATatgttgataaatgaggcccatTGTGCGCAATGGAAGTGACTTACATCAAGTTCGATCTTGGATTCTGTAAGGCGGTCATGATCAGCACAGTCAACCAGAAAGACAACTCCATTGATAGCCGGCAGATAGTTCTTCCAAACTCTTCTAGCTGTGAAAGAGACAGAAGATGTAGCACATTATGTAATGTGTCAAGGTGCTGACCAAACCCTAGAAAGACAATGTAATGTCTCAAGATGCTGACCAAACCCTAGAAAGACGCAGTGGCCAACTTAGTTAGGCCTAAGTCTTACCTTGTACGTGACCGCCCAGATCAAACGTGGTGAATGTCATTCCAGCTATTGTCAACTCTTCCGATGCTTCAAggagaaacaaaacacatttaaATCACTGACATTGTGTTCACTCCATTTACTGAACTTAAAACAACCCAATAATATACTTAGAAATTATGCTGCTTACTTGGATGCAATGTGGGCACATGCTGTCCAAGTCTGTCATCTTTCAGCATATGCAGAAGGGTCGTTTTACCAGCATTATCCAACCCCAGGAAAACCAGCTTCCCAGACTTTTTGTACAACCCTGGGAAAGTACATTGATAATTTAACTTTTGAGTTGGAAACACACACCACTCATTGTGACATGCAGTTATACTGACAATACATTTGAAGTCAAGTCAGAGATTACCTAAAAACTGTAGCACACCACTAAAGCCTCTGTAGATCCAATCAAAGAGGAATGACATTTCAGTGGTCTTTGCCTAAGGAAGAAGACAATCGGGaagttaactagctagcaaacACACTGACAACTTGTCAAGACGGGATCAACTTGTCTCACTGGATCAGCAGCATTTTGACAGTGCATCATGACTATATGGATAGCTACAGGCTCTCTTTACATAAGCAAATGCACTTGTTACTGCTGCTAGCCAGCTTTAGGTTTGTCAACAACAATACAAGTATTTTCTTAtcctagcatgctagttagcgcCAGCTgatagctaacttagctagctagctagctcggcTACGTGGCTATCAGCTTAGCTAAAACCCTGGGCTCATGTGGACTAAggactcacagacagacagctctCCATTTCGAAGTAAGGTATGACGGAACACAAGTAACGTTATGTAACTATATAAAAGACTGAATATTTTGAATAAAGCTGCCAAATCTTACCTCTCCCTGTCGACAATGACAGCTTTGTGTAGATTTTATTTTAGCGGATTCGATAAACGAACAGCTGATTGTATTGTTCTTCGACGTGACTTGGGGAACTACCTAACCATCCTAGTGGCGCACTAGCGCCGCCTGCTGTGTGGGAGCTTATTGTAACAGGATTATGACGCTCACCTTTCACCTACCTTTCCCATAAAATACCTCAAATCCTCTGCATATATTATAAGCATTATATATAGACGTTTCATCTAGTAGCGCCCATCTTTTCCTCTTGGCAGTGGAGGAGTCTTGGATGAGTGATTCTTCAGCAGTTATTTTCATGCTGTGATTGCCTGTAAGAGTCAACTTTAGAGAAACCATTTCTATTCTTTACATTCAACACACCTGTTTAAACAGCTTTTCTCATGTCTGTTATAAGGCTTGCATTATGATACATGACCACTAGATACCAGTAAAGACCATGCTCAGAACAGGAGGAGGGGGGGTGTGGTGATGGTATTTATTTTCAGATTTATGACCATTTTCAGGTTTCAGTATCAAACAACATGATGCAAGACAGAGTAAAGTGTATAGGTTTAGACAGACTATAAAGGTCATATTGTTACAAATGTCTATTTGTACCTGGGAAACATAATAAACATAATGAGCAGGCTTACTTGGGTTGAGTAGTTGTCATGTTAAGATGATAAGCATCAATCACAATTTATACAAAAAATGGGAAACTGTAATTATACTAAAAATGGTTTCTGTAATTTTTCAAGTATATTCTTCTGTTCAGGTGAGAAAGCATTTTGGTCCAATCTGAAGGCTCTTCTTTCTGGGTCAGTTAACTTAGACGTAGAACCATTTGTCAACTGAGAAAATAAGTAGAAAATGTTCCATTGTAAGTGTGAAATCCAACAAAGTTGAATATAGATAGTAAATAAATCGCAGGTGTATTGAATTAAAATAAGATTCATTTCACGTCAAAGCACATACCAATGGAAttaatgaacaaaataaataCACACCTGCATTGGGAATAGGGTCTTCAGGGCCAAAAGCACCTGCCTACAAtacaatgtaaaatgtaaatgtaaaaatatcaTTATTATCTATATTATCTATCAAGCACACATGAAAATTGCAGCTAGGCTGTTTTAGTATGATAAACAAAATAGTATGATAAGTGAAAGGAACTCACGGCATCAACAACAGCCTTAGCATCAGTAGTGGAACAGCAGAACGGACTATCTGCGACACTGGTGTTGGTACTGGATCAGTGTTCCGAGAAACAGGAAATGGGAGAAAAACACAAACAGAACTGTTTCAGCTGAGAATAAAAGGATggctctgtaaaaaaaaaaaaaaaagtcattgACTGAACTAAAATGGCTCCTTTTGCTTTATCGTTATCAGCATCACCGACAGCCCATTGAACAGATGGTCATATTACATGGAGATTGTAAATCTATATCTCAGTCTCACCAGTTCAGATCTCCAGCATTGGTCTTTTTGGAGATCAGCGCCTTCCAAAACTCATGAGTTTCCTTGACTGTCTTAAGAGCAAAGTCCTGGAAAAAATAATGTCAAATTATTATTTAAAATCTGCATACACCTCCACTATACTACTCTCTGTACTGAGTAGAAAgtagggtgcgtcccaaatggccccttagtccctttatagtgcacttcttttgaccagggcccatcaaaagtagtgcactatatagggaatagagttccACCCTTGGTATGTTCCATATTTCAATAAAAAAGAGTAACAATGTGTACTGTAATACACTGTTTTATTCTGTTATGTGTGATTGAGTTTACAAATACCCTGTCCTATGAATgatttagagcaggggtgtcaaacgcaTTTCTTTCCCAGgggggccgcattcggtcttcaacgaggtccgggGGGGCCGCACTGAAAATTGGTTATATTTCCACGGCGTCAAAATTTGCTACAAATAGTCCTCTAACCATGGTTTAGGGAATGTtctatgctccctgactgtctagctttcatttaggtgattattagcgagctggacacagtcaagaaactgtatgaatgtaggtccattatcatttctacacagtttctatttggttttagtcattttaaagtatattgagttcGTTTTCCTACACACGTTTCTTTTACTCAAACCACCCGTGGGCCGGATTGGACCACCTCGGGGGCCGGATTGGACCCCCTCGTGGGGGCCGGATTGAACCCCCTCGCGGGCTGGATTGGACCCCCTTCGGCCTGCGGGCCATATGTTTGACATCCCTGATTTAGAGGAAGAATCAAATAGTAACTGACATCAATATAAATGTCTTGTTATTGTCATTGGGCATTGCTCTTGTAGGCCTACTGTCAGTAAAAACAGGTGAAAACTGTATTTTTACCCGGTCCTTGAACTCTCCGTTAAATGCAAACTGGTTCTCGGGTTTTCCATCAGGAACTTTATATTTTTTGAACCACTCAAATGTAGCTTCCAGATACCCAGGCTTGAGTCTTCTTACGTCATCAATATCTGCATTGATCACACGAAGATATTTGCATTTCATTGTTAGCCACAAACACATTTAAACACCCACTACTGTGTAACTGCTGATCAAATATCAGACAGACGTTCCGTCAGCGTCTTAAGGTCTCTGGAAGAAAGTAGCCTTGTCCAAGCCAGAATGACCCATCAACTCACTACATACTGACACCTGCTCCTGTTTTTGTAGCGTATAAATTCACCCcatggacaggatgctagtctacTGAAGGGCCTAAAAGAAAATCAATATATAAATCCCATATATTATGAATACGTATTAGATATCCTCCTCATACTGTTAAAGTTGGTGGCCTCTGGATCCTCCATGTTGATGACGATGACTTTCCAGTCTGTTTCTCCTTCGTCGATCAGAGCCAGAGTGCCCAACACCTTGACTTTGATCACCTCTCCACGAGAGCACACCTCAAAATCACAAAGAGAGGGaaatgaagaagagagagagagagagagtgagagagagagagagagagagagagaggagaaagagagagatattgaCAACATTAAATGAGAAGACTATGAATTAAGACAGTACATTCACACAAGCGTGTTACTTTGACAacttaaaaaaaacacacactgaATAAAAACAGACTCCATTCAATAAAGCTGTAGCACAGTACCTTGTATCCTATGTCACAGATGTCAATAGGGTCATTGTCACCACAGCATCCTGTATCTCTGTCTTTGTGGCCTGGGTCCTCCCATGTCTGACAGTAAATAAAGATGAGAGGATTGAGAGAACAGTGATTGAATTAACTGCAACTTATAAAGGCGTTATAAGAGCATTCATAAACCCTATAGATGCTTCAGAAATCATTCATAGGCAAATCTCACGCTACAAAGGTACTGATAAGGACGGGCAAATTAGTGTTTTCTTTTATACTGTAATTTGATCAACTTTCAATACATTTCCCCAATCTGTTTCTATTCTAGGGAGTCTGTAggctgtacattttacatttttagtcatttagcagacgctcttatccagagcgacttacagttagtgagtgcatacatttttcatactaggcccccccccccgtgggaaacgaacccaaaaccctggcgttgcaagcgccacgctctaccgactgagctacaggGGCACTACTGCTGTACACCACTGGTTAACGTGCCTGGGGGATGGCTCCATAATTCCAGATGTATCCTTTGTGTGGAAACACGTTGGCCACATAACGAAGGTTCCCCTTTTTGATATCTTGCTTCAATGGATTTAGAGGGTCTTTGGTGGCAATCTGAGTGCAATAATACATCATTAACATGAAACCAATGAATGGAAATATTAAGTGACTGATTACTTTTTAACTGTTTACTGTGTGTTTGCAATGGAATACTGAATAAACAATAAGCATGAAACCATATTGCTAATTCTTGTGGAGTGGAACAAGAACATCACTTCTGTCTCACCAGAGCTTCTTTCAAGGTGCAAGGTGCATACATTGAGCTAACAAAGGATCATACGACCTCAAGGCAAGTATTGAAACAAACCTCCATCTTTGCATTGGTCCATCTGGGCACCTCAACAACAGCATGGAAGATGTTCTGTTGGAGGAAATAGTCTGAGTTAACTCAACAACAGCATGGAAGATGTTCTGCTGGAGGAAATAGTCTGAGTTAACTCAACAACAGCATGGAAGATGTTCTGCTGGAGGAAATAGTCTGAGTTAACTCAACAACAGCATGGAAGATGTTCTGCTGGAGGAAATAGTCTGAGTTAACTCAACAACAGCATGGAAGATGTTCTGTTGGAGGAAATAGTCTGAGTTAACTCAACAACAGCATGGAAGATGTTCTGCTGGAGGAAATAGTCTGAGTTAACTCAACAACAGCATGGAAGATGTTCTGCTGGAGGAAATAGTCTGAGTTAACTCAACAACAGCATGGAAGATGTTCTGCTGGAGGAAATAGTCTGAGTTAACTCAACAACAGCATGGAAGATGTTCTGCTGGAGGAAATAGTCTGAGTTAACTCAACAACAGCATGGAAGATGTTCTGCTGGAGGAAATAGTCTGAGTTAACTCAACAACAGCATGGAAGATGTTCTGTTGGAGGAAATAGTTAACTCAACAACAGCATGGAAGATGTTCTGCTGGAGGAAATAGTCTGAGTTAACTCAACAACAGCATGAAAGATGTTCTGTTGGAGGAAATAGTCAAAGTTAACACAATTGTTTCAGATAGCACCACATTTCTATTGAAAAACACAATTAAATAATGATTTGTggttaatcacacacacacacacacaaacaaacacacacacaccaacaagaaTACCTGAGCTTCATCTGCATAAATCGGTATGTCATGGAATGGAGAGACGTATTTTCCATCAGTATTTCCTGTGTAGAGAGACACAGTGATGAATGCACAGTATATATCAGAAACATACTACTGTACTAATACATTCCGGTAACTTCAAACCACCTGattattaattaacagtaatgtGGGGGGGGACTTACGCCAACATGGAACTCATCAACTCACATACTGACACACTGTAGATACCTATATTGTAGCATGAGAGCCACACTGTAGTCTGTACATGTCAAGCTGTATAGCTACAACCACTAAAGCTTAGTTCATCACACGCCAAGCTAGACACAGCTACAGTCTAATTCTTTAGCTtcgtatatatatataccaaACTATACGTTGATGTATTGAAAGAGCTGGTCACTCACTGAAGAACACCCTGTAGTCCAGTGTGTTGGGCTTGCCCCGCTCCTCGATGGTGAAGCTCATGTCTACTGCTTTATTTTGTCCAGTCTGCGTCCTGGTACTGCTGCTAGTTGGTGTGTTACCTGTAGGAGTAGACAATGGGAAGCCCATCTCCTCCTAATACAGGTTAACTAGCAGGTTAAAGACCGTAGGTTGGAGAGTGAGGGAGTATGCGTAGGAGGCGTGCATACCTCTCAAGGCAATGGAAACGCAGGGCTTGGTGACGTCAGGcttgatcgtgtgtgtgtgtgtgtgtgtgtgtgtgtgtgtgtgtgtgtgtgtgtgtgagacaacagaagtgtgtgtgtgtgggggggcaagCCTATAAGGCTCTGTGTTAGTATGTGAACAAGGAACTACCTTCAACGTTACAATAACTGCACAGTTAAATATAGCCCAGTACATGGGTGAATGTAGACTCTGAGAAAGCTATAATTGGCCCTTGGTAGTCTAACCTAATCTCTTTGCTGCATAGTCCTACTGCTTCCTTGTAAGTCCCTGATCCCTACTACTGTATAAGACAACAAGATCAGAGGCTGTtcaaaatacaacacattactgtccTCGCTTGGTAAGTGTTTGGATGCCCAGTTT contains:
- the ppa1a gene encoding inorganic pyrophosphatase 2, mitochondrial; its protein translation is MGFPLSTPTGNTPTSSSTRTQTGQNKAVDMSFTIEERGKPNTLDYRVFFRNTDGKYVSPFHDIPIYADEAQNIFHAVVEVPRWTNAKMEIATKDPLNPLKQDIKKGNLRYVANVFPHKGYIWNYGAIPQTWEDPGHKDRDTGCCGDNDPIDICDIGYKVCSRGEVIKVKVLGTLALIDEGETDWKVIVINMEDPEATNFNNIDDVRRLKPGYLEATFEWFKKYKVPDGKPENQFAFNGEFKDRDFALKTVKETHEFWKALISKKTNAGDLNCTNTSVADSPFCCSTTDAKAVVDAAGAFGPEDPIPNAVDKWFYV
- the sar1aa gene encoding GTP-binding protein SAR1b; protein product: MSFLFDWIYRGFSGVLQFLGLYKKSGKLVFLGLDNAGKTTLLHMLKDDRLGQHVPTLHPTSEELTIAGMTFTTFDLGGHVQARRVWKNYLPAINGVVFLVDCADHDRLTESKIELDALLADETILSVPVLVLGNKIDRPEAISEGGLREAFALDGQCTGKSNVSLKDLQVRPLEIFMCSVLKKQGYGDGFRWLSQYID